In the Chromatiaceae bacterium genome, one interval contains:
- a CDS encoding SCO family protein — protein MKTVDGVIAPLARNPWLTLALLAALLPWRGVSASEVPRVVVSSKPLHSLFAQLMQGVAEPQLLIDGETAPWRFAPDSAQEEAIRNADLVVWTGPELEPGLAAPISRRAAPGGVFEVLGSDRLKVLPVRDDEGLRDPFYWLDTRNMLILLDRFGERLVALDPDRRSAYERNWQLAAASLSEIDRALEFGYRDVSGVPVFFYHDTHRYFAQAYAMHVAGAVVHLAGGEQTDTASLLQVRSAMLSAGPSCLFIETGLEEPHLDLLREDTDATVVELDSFGTHLPAGADLYVELMRRNFAALSQCIRRQRPADSHSAVFAGPDLARSPGRYQPRYLLMDQYGRSVSNEDFPNRLQLIYFGYTFCPDVCPTSLTVMTQALKILGDQAEQVQPIFITIDPLRDTPGVLGRYVAYFDPRMLGLSGSPEATQRVAELFRARYERVASDSGDPDRYTMDHTASLFVLGRQGEFVTKFAHGLPATEVAARLRELLED, from the coding sequence ATGAAGACAGTCGACGGTGTGATCGCACCGCTTGCCCGAAACCCCTGGCTCACATTGGCATTGCTGGCGGCGTTACTGCCATGGCGTGGTGTGTCTGCGTCCGAGGTGCCGCGGGTCGTGGTGAGCAGCAAGCCGCTGCACAGTCTTTTCGCGCAACTGATGCAGGGAGTTGCAGAACCGCAGCTGTTGATCGATGGTGAGACGGCGCCTTGGCGCTTCGCGCCGGACAGTGCGCAGGAGGAGGCGATTCGCAACGCCGATCTGGTGGTGTGGACCGGGCCCGAGCTGGAACCGGGGCTGGCGGCGCCGATTTCCAGGCGTGCTGCGCCGGGTGGCGTGTTCGAGGTGTTGGGCAGCGATCGTCTGAAGGTGCTGCCGGTGCGCGACGACGAGGGACTTCGTGACCCCTTTTACTGGCTGGACACGCGCAACATGCTGATCCTGCTGGATCGCTTCGGCGAGCGCCTGGTTGCACTGGATCCCGACCGACGTTCGGCCTACGAACGCAACTGGCAGCTTGCGGCCGCGTCGCTCTCCGAGATCGACCGGGCACTGGAGTTCGGCTACCGCGACGTCAGTGGCGTCCCGGTGTTCTTTTATCACGACACCCACCGCTATTTTGCGCAGGCCTATGCGATGCATGTCGCAGGTGCGGTCGTGCACCTGGCCGGAGGAGAACAGACCGACACCGCTTCACTGTTGCAGGTGCGCAGTGCGATGCTGTCCGCCGGTCCCTCTTGCCTGTTCATCGAAACGGGTCTCGAGGAACCCCATCTGGACCTCCTGCGCGAGGACACCGATGCGACAGTGGTCGAGCTCGATTCCTTCGGCACCCATCTGCCGGCCGGTGCGGATCTGTATGTCGAACTGATGCGGCGCAATTTCGCGGCGTTGTCGCAATGCATTCGTCGCCAGCGACCGGCCGACTCGCACAGCGCGGTTTTCGCAGGACCCGACCTTGCGCGTTCGCCGGGTCGCTACCAACCGCGCTATCTCTTGATGGATCAATATGGCCGCAGCGTCTCGAACGAGGACTTTCCCAATCGGCTGCAACTGATCTATTTCGGCTACACCTTTTGCCCGGATGTCTGCCCGACATCGCTCACGGTGATGACGCAGGCACTCAAGATCCTCGGTGACCAGGCCGAACAGGTGCAACCGATTTTCATCACTATCGATCCGTTACGTGATACGCCCGGGGTGTTGGGTCGATACGTGGCCTATTTCGATCCGCGGATGCTGGGTCTGTCGGGGAGCCCGGAGGCGACCCAGCGTGTTGCGGAGCTGTTCCGCGCCCGCTACGAACGGGTCGCATCCGACAGCGGCGATCCCGATCGTTACACGATGGACCACACCGCGAGCCTGTTCGTACTCGGTCGGCAAGGCGAGTTCGTCACCAAGTTCGCACACGGTCTCCCGGCCACCGAGGTCGCGGCACGGTTGCGCGAGTTGCTCGAGGACTAG
- a CDS encoding SCP2 sterol-binding domain-containing protein — translation MPLPNPCSLLFGPLRWLPPRLHAHSLALLLNRVLAVPLKDGELDFMRGKRVALLVTDLGVGYRLQLGDNGFAARPDGLEDDLRFIGELQTFLLLATQWEDADSLFFQRRLRIEGDTVTGLHLKNFIDALGEPPLPAVVHRLLNGLTDLYPRYCRSGTTSVQPDQLNPARPFQ, via the coding sequence ATGCCACTTCCCAATCCCTGCAGTCTGTTGTTCGGGCCGCTGCGCTGGTTACCACCGCGTCTGCATGCGCACAGTCTGGCGTTGCTGTTGAATCGCGTACTGGCTGTGCCCTTGAAGGATGGCGAGCTGGATTTCATGCGCGGCAAAAGGGTCGCGCTGCTGGTTACTGACCTGGGCGTCGGCTATCGCCTGCAGCTTGGCGATAACGGTTTCGCCGCGCGTCCGGATGGCCTCGAAGACGACCTGCGCTTCATTGGCGAACTGCAGACTTTCCTTTTGCTCGCCACCCAGTGGGAAGACGCGGACAGCCTGTTCTTCCAGCGTCGCTTGCGCATCGAGGGGGATACGGTGACCGGCCTGCACCTGAAAAACTTCATCGATGCGTTGGGCGAACCGCCGTTGCCGGCGGTGGTTCACCGCCTGCTCAACGGGCTCACCGATTTGTACCCGCGTTATTGCCGCAGTGGCACGACATCGGTTCAACCCGACCAGCTCAATCCTGCGCGCCCATTCCAGTAA
- a CDS encoding DUF2796 domain-containing protein: MSLKMSRIALVIVATVLAGGVAADAAQEHRQHGAHVHGVGKLNLVVDGGEVDIELESPAANIVGFEHAASSEQDHTVLERAIALLRDGDRLFRFPKAADCRLVHADVESAMIGRHHEQETPPQAHESTPEPHAGEHADIDAVYRFECRGPDGIDRLGVDLFTAFPATERLDVQFIFAGRQGAATLDASNPVLTF, encoded by the coding sequence ATGTCACTGAAAATGAGCCGTATTGCGCTTGTCATCGTTGCCACTGTGCTGGCAGGCGGCGTCGCCGCCGACGCTGCCCAGGAACATCGTCAGCATGGGGCGCACGTCCATGGTGTCGGCAAACTCAATCTGGTCGTCGATGGTGGCGAGGTCGATATCGAACTCGAAAGCCCGGCTGCGAATATCGTCGGTTTCGAGCACGCCGCCTCATCTGAGCAAGACCACACCGTCCTGGAGCGGGCCATCGCCCTGCTGCGCGATGGCGATCGGCTGTTCCGTTTTCCTAAGGCCGCCGACTGCCGATTGGTTCATGCCGATGTCGAATCCGCGATGATCGGGCGACATCACGAACAGGAAACACCGCCACAAGCGCATGAATCCACGCCTGAACCGCATGCGGGTGAACATGCGGACATCGATGCCGTATATCGCTTCGAATGCCGTGGACCGGACGGGATCGATCGGCTCGGCGTCGACCTGTTCACGGCGTTCCCGGCAACGGAGCGCCTGGACGTGCAGTTCATCTTTGCCGGTCGGCAGGGCGCGGCAACACTCGATGCCTCGAACCCCGTCTTGACGTTCTGA
- a CDS encoding ABC transporter ATP-binding protein produces the protein MIIGISDLHYRWTSDGPVVLAIDSLSVEPGERLFIEGPSGSGKSTLLSLLAGVITTRHGSVQVLGKRMERLGSVERDHFRANHVGYIFQMFNLIPYLSIVENVLLSCRFSAQRRERAIARGGSLQREAMRLLEHLDMAHPQLLHRPVTTLSVGQQQRVAAARALMGSPELLIADEPTSALDANRRETFVRLLFDECRDAESTLVFVSHDASLERMFDRTVKLTDCQRLTDDPLGAAATGT, from the coding sequence TTGATCATAGGGATCTCTGATCTCCACTACCGCTGGACCAGCGATGGACCGGTGGTGCTGGCGATCGATTCGCTCTCGGTCGAACCGGGAGAACGCCTGTTCATCGAGGGACCCAGCGGTAGTGGCAAGAGCACCTTGCTGAGCCTGCTGGCGGGTGTCATCACGACGCGCCACGGATCGGTTCAGGTACTGGGCAAGAGGATGGAACGGCTTGGCAGTGTCGAGCGCGATCACTTCCGCGCCAACCATGTCGGATACATCTTTCAGATGTTCAACCTGATTCCCTACCTTTCGATCGTCGAGAATGTGCTGTTGTCCTGTCGCTTCTCTGCGCAGCGTCGGGAAAGGGCCATCGCTCGGGGTGGAAGCCTGCAACGCGAGGCGATGCGCCTGCTGGAACATCTCGACATGGCACATCCGCAACTGCTGCACCGTCCCGTCACGACCTTGAGCGTCGGGCAGCAGCAGCGTGTGGCCGCGGCACGGGCGCTGATGGGTTCACCGGAGCTGTTGATCGCCGATGAGCCGACATCGGCGCTCGATGCCAACCGGCGCGAAACGTTCGTCCGGCTGTTGTTCGACGAATGCCGGGATGCGGAGTCGACCCTGGTGTTCGTCAGTCACGATGCGTCGCTGGAACGCATGTTCGACCGTACGGTAAAGCTCACCGACTGCCAACGGCTTACGGATGATCCGCTCGGCGCGGCCGCGACAGGGACATAG
- the secF gene encoding protein translocase subunit SecF, with product MELFKANSRIDFMGWRRVMAVVLALLIATSIASLAFRGLVLGLDLTGGVLMELGYAAPVDLGEVRASLVKAGYGEAVVQSYGSARDVMVRLAPRAGEDNEVLSAKVLDALRGQRRDEVSVRRVEFVGAQVGEELTEQGALAVLVALFGILIYVAMRFEWRFALGAVLATVHDTIFTLGFFSLFRVEFDLTVLAAVLAVIGYSLNDTIVVFDRIRENFRRMRTGRVADVMNAAINQTLSRTIMTSFTTLLVVIALYVVGGAVVHGFSLALIVGIVVGTVSSIYVASPLALWLGVSRADLIQEKRPAGESDGRP from the coding sequence GTGGAACTCTTCAAGGCAAATTCGCGAATCGATTTCATGGGTTGGCGGCGTGTCATGGCCGTCGTGCTCGCACTGTTGATCGCCACCAGTATTGCGTCACTGGCGTTTCGCGGGCTGGTCCTCGGCCTCGATCTGACCGGCGGCGTACTGATGGAACTGGGCTACGCCGCACCGGTCGATCTGGGCGAGGTGCGGGCGTCGCTGGTGAAGGCGGGCTATGGTGAGGCCGTCGTTCAGAGCTATGGCTCAGCGCGCGATGTGATGGTCAGGCTGGCGCCGCGGGCTGGCGAAGACAACGAAGTGCTGAGTGCCAAGGTACTCGACGCGCTGAGAGGCCAGCGACGCGACGAGGTCAGCGTGCGACGCGTCGAGTTCGTCGGTGCACAGGTCGGTGAGGAACTCACCGAGCAGGGCGCTTTGGCGGTACTCGTGGCCCTGTTCGGCATTCTCATCTATGTGGCCATGCGCTTCGAATGGCGATTTGCGTTGGGCGCCGTGCTGGCAACGGTGCACGACACGATCTTCACGCTCGGATTTTTCTCGCTGTTCAGGGTCGAATTCGACCTGACCGTGCTGGCCGCCGTGCTGGCCGTGATTGGCTATTCCCTGAACGACACGATCGTCGTGTTCGACCGCATACGTGAGAATTTCCGGCGTATGCGAACCGGCAGGGTTGCAGACGTCATGAACGCGGCGATCAACCAGACGCTGTCGCGTACCATCATGACCAGCTTCACGACGCTGTTGGTCGTCATTGCACTGTATGTCGTCGGCGGAGCCGTGGTGCACGGCTTTTCCCTCGCGCTGATCGTTGGGATAGTGGTCGGTACCGTGTCGTCGATCTATGTCGCGAGTCCGCTCGCGCTGTGGCTTGGCGTGTCCCGGGCGGACCTGATCCAGGAAAAGCGTCCTGCCGGCGAGTCCGACGGCCGTCCATGA
- a CDS encoding carbohydrate-binding protein, translating to MRKRIVPIEGTPSPDEDGDWLDLGALAEVEISSEDPAYPIEAALVPGHETGWRAGKPGRQVIRLLFSPAQRVTRIRLHFEETSVARRQEYALLWSPERNQPCREIVRQQWNFSPSGATVEIEDHRVDLPTVAVLELVIDPGSEGQAVFASMESMQVA from the coding sequence GTGCGAAAAAGAATTGTACCGATCGAAGGCACGCCATCTCCCGATGAAGATGGTGACTGGCTCGATCTCGGCGCACTGGCGGAGGTCGAGATCAGTTCAGAGGATCCCGCATATCCGATCGAGGCGGCCCTGGTACCCGGTCACGAAACGGGCTGGCGTGCAGGCAAGCCCGGCCGGCAGGTGATCCGGCTGCTGTTTTCGCCTGCACAACGGGTGACGCGGATTCGGTTGCATTTCGAGGAGACGTCGGTCGCGCGCAGGCAGGAGTACGCGTTGCTGTGGTCCCCGGAGCGCAACCAGCCGTGCCGGGAGATCGTTCGCCAGCAATGGAACTTCAGCCCGAGCGGTGCGACCGTCGAGATCGAGGATCATCGGGTCGACCTGCCCACGGTAGCGGTACTGGAGCTGGTGATAGATCCAGGCTCCGAGGGCCAGGCGGTGTTTGCGTCGATGGAAAGCATGCAGGTCGCCTGA
- a CDS encoding DEAD/DEAH box helicase — protein sequence MPFNKLGLMAELQRAVSAQGYERPTPIQEQGIPLILKGRDVLAGAQTGTGKTAAFTLPMLQLLTRRGHPKTCADNAPRALVLAPTRELAAQVGESVATYGAHLPLKSTVVFGGVNINPQKDALRRGVDILVATPGRLLDHAGQRTVDLSAVEILVLDEADRMLDMGFIHDIRKVLALLPRRRQNLLFSATYSNEIKRLADGLLHNPAMVEVAQRNTAAETVTQHVYRVHKDAKRDLLIHLIDEGQWFQVLVFSRTKHGANRLAEQLNRAGIEAAAIHGNKSQGARTKALAGFKDRSLRVLVATDIAARGLDIDRLPHVVNYELPNVPEDYVHRIGRTGRAGEQGAALSLVSGDEVKLLADIERLLKKQIPVAPMPKFEPKPLAPEQKPQAQQARKRAGGQPRHAKPGSGRNHPAGADAPNAARKRRPRRPARPVSGNVR from the coding sequence ATGCCATTTAACAAACTCGGCCTGATGGCCGAACTTCAGCGTGCCGTTTCGGCGCAGGGTTACGAGCGTCCCACGCCGATCCAGGAGCAGGGTATCCCCTTGATTCTCAAGGGTCGTGACGTGCTTGCCGGTGCCCAGACCGGTACCGGCAAGACCGCTGCGTTCACACTGCCCATGTTGCAGCTGCTGACCCGCCGCGGCCACCCAAAGACGTGCGCCGACAATGCGCCCCGCGCGCTGGTGCTTGCGCCAACCCGCGAGTTGGCCGCGCAGGTCGGCGAGAGTGTCGCCACCTATGGCGCCCATCTGCCACTCAAGAGCACGGTGGTGTTCGGCGGTGTGAATATCAATCCGCAGAAGGACGCGTTGCGCCGCGGCGTCGACATCCTGGTGGCCACCCCGGGCCGGTTGCTCGACCATGCCGGTCAGCGCACGGTGGACCTTTCGGCGGTCGAGATCCTGGTGTTGGACGAGGCCGACCGGATGTTGGATATGGGCTTTATCCACGACATCCGCAAAGTGCTTGCGCTTCTGCCGAGACGGCGTCAGAACCTGCTGTTCTCGGCGACCTATTCCAACGAGATAAAGCGGCTTGCCGACGGTCTGCTGCACAACCCGGCGATGGTCGAGGTGGCGCAGCGCAATACCGCCGCGGAGACCGTGACCCAGCATGTGTATCGGGTGCACAAGGACGCCAAGCGCGACCTGTTGATCCACCTGATCGACGAGGGGCAGTGGTTCCAGGTACTCGTGTTCAGCCGTACCAAGCATGGCGCCAACCGACTTGCCGAGCAGCTCAATCGGGCCGGCATCGAGGCGGCAGCGATCCATGGCAACAAGAGCCAGGGCGCGCGCACCAAGGCGTTGGCCGGTTTCAAGGACCGCAGTCTGCGGGTCCTCGTGGCCACGGATATCGCCGCACGCGGGCTGGATATCGACCGGCTTCCGCACGTGGTGAACTATGAGCTGCCCAACGTGCCGGAAGACTATGTGCACCGCATCGGACGAACCGGTCGCGCCGGCGAACAGGGTGCCGCGCTGTCGTTGGTGAGCGGTGACGAGGTCAAACTGCTCGCGGACATCGAGCGCCTGCTGAAAAAGCAGATCCCGGTGGCACCCATGCCGAAGTTCGAGCCCAAGCCGCTGGCACCGGAGCAGAAGCCGCAGGCGCAGCAGGCCCGCAAACGCGCAGGCGGCCAGCCACGGCACGCCAAACCGGGCAGCGGCCGTAATCACCCGGCCGGCGCCGATGCTCCAAACGCCGCACGCAAGCGGCGGCCACGTCGACCGGCTCGCCCCGTTTCGGGAAATGTGCGTTGA
- a CDS encoding U32 family peptidase: MNSPRLAVGPVLYYWSRDDLMAFYRDIAESPVDTVYLGETVCAKRRSLRLDDWLAIAAGLADAGKEVVLSSLALIEAESELKSLRRLCANGRFMVEANDMAAVQLLAGQAPFVAGPFVNIYNARTLRSLAALGMRRWVMPVELSRDTLVQMQAERPADVETELFAFGRLPLALSARCFTARAHRLPKDDCQFRCIDYPDGMLLSTQEDRHFLALNGIQTQSAQTYSLQRELDDARMLDVDVLRISPQSRHTGAIIRAFAEVLRGRRGADDAQHELASYMPAGPCDGYWNGRAGLSWSG; this comes from the coding sequence ATGAACTCACCACGTCTCGCAGTTGGCCCCGTGCTGTATTACTGGTCGCGCGACGACCTGATGGCCTTTTACCGCGACATCGCCGAATCACCCGTCGACACCGTGTACCTCGGTGAGACGGTATGCGCGAAGCGCCGCAGCCTGCGTCTCGACGACTGGCTGGCGATTGCCGCCGGACTTGCCGATGCGGGCAAGGAAGTGGTGCTGTCGAGCCTCGCGCTGATCGAGGCCGAATCCGAGCTCAAGAGCCTTCGACGCCTGTGCGCCAACGGCCGGTTCATGGTCGAAGCGAACGACATGGCCGCGGTGCAACTGCTTGCGGGCCAGGCGCCTTTCGTGGCCGGCCCCTTCGTCAACATCTATAACGCGCGCACCCTGCGCAGCTTGGCGGCGCTGGGTATGCGCCGGTGGGTGATGCCGGTCGAACTGTCGAGGGACACCCTGGTGCAGATGCAGGCCGAGCGGCCAGCCGACGTGGAGACGGAACTGTTTGCTTTCGGTCGCCTGCCATTGGCGTTGTCGGCGCGCTGCTTCACCGCGCGTGCCCATCGCCTGCCCAAGGACGACTGCCAGTTCCGCTGCATCGACTACCCTGACGGGATGCTGCTGTCGACCCAGGAGGACCGTCATTTTCTGGCATTGAACGGCATTCAGACCCAGTCTGCGCAGACCTACAGCCTGCAGCGCGAACTCGACGATGCCCGCATGTTGGACGTCGACGTGCTGCGCATCAGCCCCCAGTCACGACACACAGGCGCGATCATCCGGGCGTTCGCCGAGGTGCTGCGAGGCAGACGCGGTGCCGACGACGCGCAACACGAACTGGCAAGCTACATGCCGGCAGGACCGTGCGACGGTTACTGGAATGGGCGCGCAGGATTGAGCTGGTCGGGTTGA
- a CDS encoding ABC transporter permease, which produces MPILSLAWNSLRNRRFTALLTVISVAFSVTLLVGVERLRTEARTSFASTISGTDLIVGARSGPVQLLLYAVFRIGDATNNISWTSYQDVARNPKVAWSVPISLGDSHRGFRVLGTNTDYFRHYRYARNRGLAVAQGEEFRDLYDAVLGAEVAEKLGYKLGDPIVVAHGAGDVSFARHEDKPFRVAGILARTGTPVDRTVHVSLESIEAIHADWQSGVPTPGVTMSAEHVRKLNLTPKAITAALVGLKSKIGTFQYQRYVNEYPNEPLSAILPGVALSQLWGLIGIAENALLIVSVFVVVVGLFGMLTALLTSLNERRREMAILRSVGARPGHVFALIMGEAGVLTLLGVMLGLALLYLLLVLGQPLVESRFGIFISIGGLSGHEGILLVAVIAAGFLVGSIPSYRAYRLSLADGLSLRI; this is translated from the coding sequence ATGCCGATCCTTTCTCTTGCATGGAACAGTCTGCGCAACCGGCGCTTCACCGCCCTATTGACGGTGATCTCCGTGGCATTCAGCGTCACCCTGCTGGTCGGGGTCGAACGACTGCGCACCGAGGCACGGACGAGTTTCGCCAGCACCATCTCCGGTACGGATTTGATCGTCGGTGCGCGCAGCGGGCCGGTACAACTGCTGTTGTACGCGGTATTCCGCATCGGTGACGCCACCAACAACATTTCGTGGACGAGCTACCAGGACGTCGCTCGCAACCCCAAGGTGGCATGGAGTGTGCCAATCTCGCTCGGAGACTCACATCGCGGATTCCGTGTGCTCGGTACCAATACGGATTATTTCCGGCACTACCGTTATGCAAGGAACCGCGGACTGGCGGTGGCGCAAGGCGAGGAGTTCAGGGACCTGTACGACGCCGTGTTGGGTGCCGAGGTCGCGGAGAAGCTGGGTTACAAGCTGGGCGACCCGATCGTGGTCGCGCACGGCGCCGGTGACGTGAGCTTTGCGCGCCACGAAGACAAACCGTTCCGGGTGGCGGGGATCCTCGCACGCACCGGGACGCCGGTCGACCGAACCGTTCACGTCAGCCTCGAGTCGATCGAGGCAATCCACGCCGACTGGCAGAGCGGTGTCCCGACACCGGGTGTCACGATGTCAGCGGAGCACGTACGGAAGTTGAACCTGACACCCAAGGCGATCACCGCGGCATTGGTCGGCCTGAAGTCGAAGATCGGCACCTTTCAGTATCAGCGTTATGTCAACGAATATCCGAACGAGCCACTGTCGGCGATTCTTCCCGGTGTTGCGCTCAGTCAGCTTTGGGGTCTGATTGGCATCGCGGAGAACGCCTTGTTGATCGTTTCCGTGTTCGTCGTGGTCGTTGGGCTTTTCGGCATGCTGACCGCGCTGTTGACCAGCCTGAACGAGCGGCGGCGCGAGATGGCAATCCTGCGTTCTGTCGGGGCACGCCCGGGCCACGTGTTCGCGTTGATCATGGGCGAGGCGGGTGTTCTCACGCTGCTTGGGGTGATGCTCGGTCTCGCCTTGCTCTATCTGCTGTTGGTGCTGGGCCAACCGCTCGTTGAAAGCCGCTTTGGCATTTTCATCAGCATCGGCGGCCTGTCCGGCCATGAAGGAATACTCCTCGTGGCCGTCATTGCGGCCGGATTCCTGGTCGGCAGTATTCCAAGTTACCGGGCCTATAGGCTGTCGCTGGCAGACGGCCTGTCATTGCGCATCTAG
- a CDS encoding U32 family peptidase, which translates to MELVCPAGNLASLKAAVDGGADAVYLGFRDATNARNFEGLNFDERGMQDGISYARARGCRVFLALNTHPQPAGWHAWEHAVDRAAVLGVDALIAADIGVLDYAREHHPDLALHLSVQGSATSYEALRFYHERFGVRRAVLPRVLSLAQVCQVIEHSPIQIEVFGFGSLCVMVEGRCLLSSYATGKSPNTHGVCSPAASVQWIETPRGLETRLGEVLVDRVGAGAPAGYPTLCKGRYQVGSNTYYAIEEPTSLNTLDLLPQLVEAGVAAIKLEGRQRSPTYVRQVTHVWRAAIDSCLRDRANYRPLPEWQQTLNRVSEGQQTTLGAYARPWQ; encoded by the coding sequence ATGGAACTCGTCTGTCCTGCCGGCAACCTGGCGTCTTTGAAGGCCGCGGTGGACGGCGGTGCCGACGCCGTCTACCTCGGTTTTCGCGATGCGACGAACGCACGCAATTTCGAAGGCCTGAACTTCGATGAACGCGGTATGCAAGACGGCATCAGCTACGCGCGCGCACGCGGTTGCAGGGTGTTTCTGGCGCTCAACACCCATCCACAGCCGGCCGGCTGGCATGCCTGGGAACATGCGGTCGACCGCGCCGCGGTGCTGGGCGTCGACGCACTGATCGCCGCCGACATCGGGGTGCTCGACTATGCCCGCGAGCACCACCCGGATCTGGCATTGCATCTGTCTGTACAGGGATCTGCGACCAGCTACGAGGCGCTGCGTTTCTACCACGAACGGTTTGGCGTGCGGCGCGCTGTGCTACCGCGCGTGCTGTCGCTGGCGCAGGTCTGTCAGGTCATCGAACACAGCCCGATACAGATCGAGGTGTTCGGATTCGGCAGCCTGTGCGTGATGGTCGAAGGCCGTTGCCTGCTGTCGTCGTACGCGACCGGCAAGTCACCGAACACCCACGGCGTGTGTTCGCCCGCCGCGTCGGTGCAGTGGATCGAGACCCCCCGAGGTCTCGAGACCCGGCTGGGCGAGGTCCTGGTGGACCGCGTCGGTGCCGGCGCCCCGGCCGGTTACCCGACCCTGTGCAAGGGGCGCTACCAGGTTGGCAGCAACACCTATTACGCCATCGAGGAACCCACCAGCCTGAACACGCTCGACCTGCTGCCACAGCTGGTTGAGGCCGGCGTAGCCGCGATCAAACTGGAGGGCCGGCAGCGCAGTCCGACCTACGTTCGTCAGGTGACCCACGTATGGCGGGCCGCGATCGACAGTTGCCTTCGGGACCGGGCCAACTACCGACCCTTGCCCGAATGGCAGCAGACATTGAACCGTGTCAGCGAGGGCCAACAGACGACGCTCGGCGCCTATGCCCGCCCCTGGCAATGA
- a CDS encoding DUF3299 domain-containing protein, which translates to MIHRHLLLLCITTLGLCAACDRPGGQQERAAPAATAAVQADPVPAAATETQSTVPQSDADGVEAAEIEWDALVPADWQPEKLMAEYSEDELDDADPRAQELLSKLKALWKDAPVVHELEGRRVKIPGFVVPLEVDERKKIDQLLLVPYYGACIHVPPPPANQTIYVVLRDGKDYQGELFDVVWVTGTIHVERLSSELAEAGYRIDDALVTPYE; encoded by the coding sequence ATGATCCATCGACATCTCTTGCTGTTATGCATAACCACCCTCGGCCTTTGTGCGGCCTGCGACAGGCCGGGCGGTCAACAGGAACGGGCTGCGCCTGCAGCGACGGCCGCCGTTCAGGCCGACCCGGTACCGGCAGCCGCGACCGAGACACAGTCCACCGTGCCGCAATCCGACGCGGATGGCGTGGAGGCGGCCGAGATCGAGTGGGACGCGCTGGTCCCTGCGGACTGGCAGCCGGAAAAGCTGATGGCCGAATACAGTGAAGACGAACTCGACGATGCCGATCCCCGCGCGCAGGAACTGCTGAGCAAGCTGAAAGCCTTGTGGAAGGATGCACCGGTTGTGCATGAACTCGAAGGCCGGCGCGTAAAGATCCCCGGTTTCGTCGTTCCCCTGGAGGTGGACGAGCGAAAAAAGATCGATCAGTTGTTGTTGGTGCCGTACTACGGGGCCTGCATCCATGTGCCCCCACCGCCGGCGAATCAGACCATTTACGTCGTCTTGCGGGACGGCAAGGATTATCAGGGAGAGCTTTTCGACGTCGTCTGGGTGACAGGGACGATCCACGTCGAACGGCTGTCCAGCGAGTTGGCCGAGGCGGGGTATCGCATCGACGATGCGCTGGTGACGCCGTACGAATAG